A stretch of Pristiophorus japonicus isolate sPriJap1 chromosome 10, sPriJap1.hap1, whole genome shotgun sequence DNA encodes these proteins:
- the LOC139274594 gene encoding dual specificity tyrosine-phosphorylation-regulated kinase 2-like, with protein sequence MPAKGRPPDGISPTLNTSCPTRKRPLSSCHGRWKGHGLEHLRKQDKDNIMNVIHIYESFSFHNHICMTFELFSMNLYELIKKNKFQGFSLPLVRKFAHSILQCLDALHKSHVIHCDLKPENILLKQQGRSGVKVIDFGSSCYDHQRIYTYIQSRFYRAPEVILGARYGMSIDMWSLGCILAELLTGHPLLPGEDEGDQLACMMELLGMPSKLLLEFSKRAKMFISSKGYPRYSSVVTLPDGTVHLNGGRSRRGKNRGPPGQRDWTSALKGCDDQSFIDFLKHCLEWDPALRMTPAQALRHPWLRRRLPKPPMNDKTTFVKRMSTSPTALLDAVAKLPPTSASIANKLRSNQNNDPNRNMTQTTVLPKLVS encoded by the coding sequence ATGCCTGCGAAAGGCAGGCCGCCGGATGGGATATCCCCAACCTTAAACACCTCATGCCCGACGAGGAAAAGACCATTGAGCTCATGTCATGGGAGATGGAAAGGTCATGGGCTGGAGCATCTGAGGAAGCAAGATAAGGACAACATCATGAATGTCATCCATATCTATGAGAGTTTTTCCTTCCATAACCACATCTGTATGACCTTTGAACTATTCAGCATGAACCTCTATGAACTCATCAAAAAGAATAAGTTCCAAGGATTCAGTCTGCCCTTGGTCCGTAAATTTGCACACTCCATCCTGCAGTGCCTTGATGCTTTGCATAAGAGCCATGTCATCCATTGTGACTTGAAGCCTGAGAACATCCTGTTGAAGCAACAGGGCCGTAGTGGAGTTAAAGTGATTGACTTTGGGTCCAGCTGCTATGACCATCAAAGAATTTACACATACATTCAATCACGTTTTTACCGAGCTCCTGAGGTGATTCTCGGAGCACGGTATGGGATGTCTATTGATATGTGGAGTTTGGGATGCATTCTTGCTGAACTGCTGACTGGACATCCACTGCTACCAGGGGAAGATGAGGGAGATCAGCTAGCTTGCATGATGGAATTGTTAGGAATGCCATCTAAACTACTGCTGGAATTTTCCAAAAGGGCCAAAATGTTCATCAGTTCTAAGGGTTACCCTAGATATTCTTCGGTTGTAACACTTCCTGATGGGACTGTGCATTTAAATGGTGGACGATCTCGGAGAGGAAAAAATCGAGGTCCCCCTGGTCAACGGGACTGGACCAGCGCTCTAAAGGGCTGCGACGACCAATCCTTCATTGACTTCCTGAAACACTGCCTGGAGTGGGATCCTGCCTTACGCATGACACCAGCACAGGCCTTAAGGCACCCTTGGCTGCGAAGACGTCTGCCAAAGCCTCCAATGAATGACAAAACAACATTTGTAAAACGCATGTCAACAAGCCCGACTGCTCTCTTGGACGCAGTGGCTAAACTACCTCCTACTTCTGCCAGCATTGCCAACAAGCTGAGATCCAATCAAAATAATGATCCCAATCGCAACATGACTCAGACAACTGTACTGCCAAAGCTGGTCAGTTGA